The sequence below is a genomic window from Candidatus Delongbacteria bacterium.
TCATATTCAGTCATTTATCATTTTATTCGTAGTCCAAAAACTCTCAATCGAAGCACTGCTGTTCCCGAAAAAAATAGTTTTAGGGTCGGCAAAAAAAGCGATGGAAAACAGACAAGCTCTATTGCAATTTTTGGTTGGAGCGTTGGCTCGTGCGAATTGCAATTGTGCTTGGCTGTGTGGGTAGGCTAATTTGTTTCTTTCCACAACCCAACTTTATCTTCTCTTGCTTTTCTTTCTAACTCAACAAATTTTTCAGAGTATTTTACATTTGGAGGAACTGTCATCGCTTGACCATAACCCTTTATTATTAAATCAGCATTTAAAAAAGTACCGTCTTTTAAATATACATAAGCTAAAGTTCTGCCATATCTATCAGTACGGTTCACATCAAATTGTAATTTGACTTTACTTCCAGTCAAAATACTTTTTACATAATCAGAAGCTTCTCGACCATAAAACTCAACAGGTTTCTGTGGATGTACTGTTTCTGGCGTATTTACACCAATAAGTCTAATTTTCAAGCCTTTTTCAGAACCATCATCTACCCAAAATGTATCACCATCAACAACCTTAGTTACATCTAATAAACCTGCAAGTTCAGCTCTATCACGTCTTGAATTACAGGCAAAAATTACTACTGATAGTAAAATTAGGAATAGATATTTTGATGTGTTTCTCATTTTATTTGAATCTATTTAAATTTAATATTTTAATATTTACTGCAAAATTTAAATTTGCTTCTCCAAGACCAGCCGAAGTAATCCCAACCACTTCTCCTCTCATGTTCAACAAAGGACCTCCACTGCTACCATGGGTTATTTCAGTTGTGGTTTGAATTAATGTACTATTTTCTCTATACCCAGAGATAATCCCTTTAGACAAAGTACTTTCTAGACCTCTCGGATTACCAATTGCAAATACATCTTCACCAACTTGTGGTATTTGAGAAACTATTGATATTGGGTTTAATATTTTATAATTATCTATTTTAACTCTGAAAATAATGTAATCATTTTCTTTGCTTTTATCTAATACTTC
It includes:
- a CDS encoding thermonuclease family protein translates to MRNTSKYLFLILLSVVIFACNSRRDRAELAGLLDVTKVVDGDTFWVDDGSEKGLKIRLIGVNTPETVHPQKPVEFYGREASDYVKSILTGSKVKLQFDVNRTDRYGRTLAYVYLKDGTFLNADLIIKGYGQAMTVPPNVKYSEKFVELERKAREDKVGLWKETN